Genomic DNA from bacterium:
CCTATCCGGTTCTGGATTTGCATTCCAGGAAAGTAATGGATGATTATTGACACTTTTTGTGATTGTTAATCCAGTTGGTGGTGCAGGAGCAACATCATAACGTTGTAATCTTATCCAAGATGGAAAGTCTATTGATCCAAGAGCTAATAAATATAAATCATTGGAATTTGCTATAAGTGTTGATGAGGGAGATGCAACCAAAGTTATCTCACCTATCTGACCGGATAAAGTTGAATTAGAAATATACCTGTGTTCCCACTTGTAGTCATTTTTATCGTAGTAAATAAAATGAATCTTATTGTCCTGTGTACTTTCAGATTCAGTTTCGTAACCAATCTCTGATTCACGTAACCAAACATTCTCATTCCAGAAACCTTGATCAAACGGACGATCTGAGTTTGATATAAATGCACCACTGAAATAGAAACTGCTGTAATAAACTCTGAGGGCAGCGTTAACTTTATTATTGGCAATGACAGGTTTATGATATTGTATGGATGTGCCATCAAACGGGATGTATTGCGGACTTTCCCAATTGGTGTTGATCTTGGTTTTATCCCTGGAATGTGAATCATGCGAACCATCTTTGTAAAAATAATGTATTTCATTTGATGAGCATGTTAGATCAGGATCATAACCACCACCATATTCATTCTCTGTTACATTTTTATAATGTGTCCATTGATTTTGAGAAGATTGATATTTTATATAGTGAGAATGACCACCTTCAGTCCAGCCAATGTGAATATCAGCACCATCACTGTAAGCTACAATCTTATCGCACCCTGAATTCGTCATATTCCAATAATTATATTGCGACCAACTGCTTCCCAGGTTTACACTGCGCTTTACGTTGATCGTATTGTTCTTTTTGTATATTGCATAAAGCGTGCTGTTATTTACAGAAACAACATTCACTAAATCACAGTTGGCACCTTCAGATTCAATTAATCTGTCGTAATAATAAACTGTAGAGCCATTATAATTTGCACGAGCATACTTAATACCGCCATTTCTCCAGTATACTAAATGTATTCCATTAGCATCAACACAAGCATTTAACTGACTTTGTGATTGAACTGTGAATTGTGAAAGATTTATCTCACCTGTCCACTGTGCTAAAGCGGCGGATGAAATAAAAATTAAGAACAATATCATGAGATACTTTTTCATTGTTAACTCCTTTGGGCCCGATATTTAATCGAGGCTAATTATTTAATTAAAATAGATTTAATAGTTTTGCTGAATTCATCAGCAATCATTGTAATGAAATAAATTCCTGATGGAACGGAGTCGCCATTCTTAGCTGTTCCGTTCCAGGCAATTTCATATTCACCGCTTATGCGGGTTTCATTAAGGAGTTCTGTTATCTCTTTTCCAAGTATGTTATAAACTTTAATATTAACCTTTGTTTCAAGTGGAAGAGCAAACCTGATTGTTGTCGATGGATTGAATGGGTTCGGGTAATTCTGCATCAAATTGAATTCTTCAGGGACAAAATAATCGTCAGTTCCCACACCAACTGTTTCATCTCGTTTCCAGAAGATAGATTTAAAGATATATCCTGGATTTAGATGCTTCTGCATTATGAATTCAGTTATCCCATCTGAATCCAGATCAGCCACATCAGTTCCATCATAATCATATTGACTATAATCCCAGGTGTCTATAATAAAATCAAGATAGAAATTTCTCTGCGGGCTATACTTAAAACAAAATACCAAAGAACCGTTATTCAGAAATATTTCCTTAATTCCATCTCCGTCAACATCAACATATCTTATTCTTCCGTAAATACCCGAGAACAGTCCACGTATATCTATCTGGTAAACTACTTGGTATGTTCCATTTCCTGACGGTTCGAGTACAAATACTCTTGTAACGCCGCCATAAAGGCTGCTTGCGAAATCGCTGCCAATCCACACCTCATTTTTCCCGTTTCCGTTCATATCTTCACTCATAACTGAAAGAAATGCATTCAGTGTTTCGAGCTGCATTTGATATTCAACATTAACATCATCACCGGATACATACTCATAAATGAAATAATTCCCGTCAATGCTGCCTGTGCTGAAATTATTCTTTCCGTCATTATCAAAGTCTCCTGTTGCAAATCCAAATGTGAACCAGTTTGGAGTTGGTCTGTGATAATAAATAAGTTCATAATTATTAAATACCGGATTATATCTTGCAACGTGGTTGCACTGAGTCCAAGCGCTATCTACCGGACCAGAAACTAAGTAATAAATAATTTCCTGTATCCCATCAGAATCAAGATCATAAAAGGTTACGTCATTTGGCTGGCAAACTGGCGGAAATGGATTGTAGATGAAATTCAACTGT
This window encodes:
- a CDS encoding T9SS type A sorting domain-containing protein produces the protein MTNSGCDKIVAYSDGADIHIGWTEGGHSHYIKYQSSQNQWTHYKNVTENEYGGGYDPDLTCSSNEIHYFYKDGSHDSHSRDKTKINTNWESPQYIPFDGTSIQYHKPVIANNKVNAALRVYYSSFYFSGAFISNSDRPFDQGFWNENVWLRESEIGYETESESTQDNKIHFIYYDKNDYKWEHRYISNSTLSGQIGEITLVASPSSTLIANSNDLYLLALGSIDFPSWIRLQRYDVAPAPPTGLTITKSVNNHPLLSWNANPEPDRYQYIVQKDAGELGWINLIQTSNLQYEDPNESYCTAVPPAVCPDGHWVYYRLKAVDLQSHVSDPSGNVGTYVLGGNPYKIGGEGNNEQKPDEYALSQNYPNPFNPTTTINYAIKTAGEVTLKVYDMLGTEVASLVNEIQEAGKYSVEFNASNLPSGIYFYTLTSGNFMETKKLILLK
- a CDS encoding T9SS type A sorting domain-containing protein, with the translated sequence MAQSNTIQEMKHNPNYEVKIDADSTAVIYNKQTNLRWLKSIKTYTEPENLREADLIIDLDTLNLVYWENLYRQWGHIDAANPDLDAKYIVADANKNGKNEIYSIHSSDSAFFSATIYENVIDSLFNYTIEIRDSHNIIYDLGDITNNGLFDIICRKIGNQLYFYSQNISTDYIEQLNFIYNPFPPVCQPNDVTFYDLDSDGIQEIIYYLVSGPVDSAWTQCNHVARYNPVFNNYELIYYHRPTPNWFTFGFATGDFDNDGKNNFSTGSIDGNYFIYEYVSGDDVNVEYQMQLETLNAFLSVMSEDMNGNGKNEVWIGSDFASSLYGGVTRVFVLEPSGNGTYQVVYQIDIRGLFSGIYGRIRYVDVDGDGIKEIFLNNGSLVFCFKYSPQRNFYLDFIIDTWDYSQYDYDGTDVADLDSDGITEFIMQKHLNPGYIFKSIFWKRDETVGVGTDDYFVPEEFNLMQNYPNPFNPSTTIRFALPLETKVNIKVYNILGKEITELLNETRISGEYEIAWNGTAKNGDSVPSGIYFITMIADEFSKTIKSILIK